The sequence GCAGGACTGCCTCCAGCTGCTTGGCGGTCAGGCGTTCCAGGGCGCCGGTGGTGATCACCACGTCGCCGGGCAGGCAGTAGCAGGCCGGTGCCGGGTGGTCCAGGACCAGGACGTCGAGTTCGGCGTCGCGGGTGGCCAGGATGCGGAGCATGTCGGTGTGCGCACGGCGGCGTCGGCGGGCCGTGCCGAAGGTGGCGGCCAGGCAGTACAGCAGGCGGGCCGACAGCAGGACCGCCGAGATCCAGCCGAGGTGGCCCAGGGCCGTGCCCAGCGAGCCGTGGTCGGCGGCCTGGAGCTGGTCGGCGCAGGAGTCCAGGGCCGGTGAGAGTTCGGACAGGCCCTCGACCAGGGTGAACGACAGGGCCAGGCCCGCGCCGACGGTGGCCAGCAGGAACGAGCACGTCAGGATCTGCAGCAGGGCCACCGTCAGCCGCGGGGCGCGGTCCGAGGGCCAGTGCCGGGCCAGCAGCGGAGGTGCCAGGAGCGCCACCGCGAGTGCGTAGACGACCAGGATGAGCGCGGCCGTCACTGCATCCGCTCTTCCTCCGCGGCCGGGTGGGGCGACGCCGGGGGGCAG comes from Catenulispora sp. MAP5-51 and encodes:
- a CDS encoding M56 family metallopeptidase, which produces MTAALILVVYALAVALLAPPLLARHWPSDRAPRLTVALLQILTCSFLLATVGAGLALSFTLVEGLSELSPALDSCADQLQAADHGSLGTALGHLGWISAVLLSARLLYCLAATFGTARRRRRAHTDMLRILATRDAELDVLVLDHPAPACYCLPGDVVITTGALERLTAKQLEAVLLHERAHMSGRHHLIIALAAAVRRTMPHIKLLAYAERETRRVVELIADDAAVAHTGAPTVAAALAVIGSAHPADRAPGYDPVPETALAIDSSPTLRRIRRLLRLDHTLTRRGQALVIAATTAATVLPVALLLVSGATMLRACPPDSDGGWAPPAVVSVDGAADGS